One Neochlamydia sp. AcF84 genomic window, TTTCATTTACTTGTCGATGCCTTTATTGCCTGTATAAAAAAAGAGTTAATACCCCAGGATGTGATTCTGACCCTAGTAGGCTTACCCTCCTCTTTAGATAGCTATAATCAAGACATCATTTTAAAGATTCTTAGCGCTAATCTACAAGAACGCATTCATCTTATCTCTTGTATCGAGATCCACCAATTGGATTCCTTTTACAAGAAAGCAGACCTATTTGTTCAATCTTCTGCGGTAGAGTGTTTGCCCTTATCTCTTTTACAGGCTATGTCTTTAGGTGTTCCTATTATTTCTACCGATGTGAATGGATGTTCGGAAGCTATTGTACATAATTATTCCGGCTACTTATGTCGCTCTTTTAGTGCCCAAGCTTTAGAAAAGGCTTTAGTGGAAGCTATTAATCATCCTTTGCGAACACGTCAATTAGCGCTCAATGCCCACAGAACCTTTAATGAGAAATTTTCATTAGAAATGACTATCTCGAAAATTAAAGAAGAACTATCGTTAAAAGATAAATCTTTAATGAACGACCTATAAAATCAATTATTTTAAATGAGCGCCTATGATTGCAATTACGGGCAGTACAGGTTTTATAGGAAATTATCTCTGCAAGTTTCTTCCTCTCCCTCATAAACGCTTTGTTCGTCAATCTATTTCTACCATCCCTTCCCCGCAGCAGTTTATAGGAAATCTAAACAATCCTGTAGATATCAATAATTTTGTCCAACAGGCCGACGTTTTGATCCATTTAGCTTGGGTAAACAATCCATGGACCTCTGATAAAGATATTTTTTCTGATATTTCTCATAATCTTTTATCTTCTCTTACCCTTTTTGAAGCCTATGCCCAAGCTAATCCCCAGGGTCATATTATTTTTGCAAGTAGTGGAGGAAATATGTATCAAAAGAGCTCTTTAGTTTCTCATCAGGAGTCAGATCCTCCCTATCCTTGGAGTAGCTATAGTATTAATAAACTAGCGGTAGAAAATTATTTAGCTTTATTTTGCAGAAAGTATGGAATTCGGGGGACTGTATTGCGGATAAGTAACCCTTATGGTGCTCTTCTTCCTTCTACGCGTACAAATGGGCTCATTGGGGTCATTTTTTCCAAATTAATAGATAATTCCACTTTAAATATTATTGATTCTCTTTATAGCATAAGAGATTACATTCATCTAGATGATCTTTCTCACGCTTTTCATTTAATCATTAAAAATCCTCCTGAAAAAGCTTTGATGCAAGTCTTTAATGTGGGCTCCGGCCAAGGAACTTCTTTAAAAGAAGTTTTAGACACTATAGAAGCAATCTCTAAAAGAAAAATTAAGGTTAACTTGTGCAATAATAGCTGTGAGCCTACTTTTAGCGTTTTATCTCCAAAGCTAATTAGTCAAACTCTTAACTGGCATCCAAAAATAGAGTTAAAAGAAGGCTTAGAGAAAATGTGGGCAAGTATTCATTAATTACAAGCTGACCTGCTTTAAGCTCTGGCATCAATATTTTCCTAGCCAAAAGTGAAATGAAAGGGAATTACAAGTACCTGTATAACAAAAAGTAGCTAAAATTTGAGACTTGGATTTAGCTGCTATAGAGCTTTCTTTAGCA contains:
- a CDS encoding NAD-dependent epimerase/dehydratase family protein yields the protein MIAITGSTGFIGNYLCKFLPLPHKRFVRQSISTIPSPQQFIGNLNNPVDINNFVQQADVLIHLAWVNNPWTSDKDIFSDISHNLLSSLTLFEAYAQANPQGHIIFASSGGNMYQKSSLVSHQESDPPYPWSSYSINKLAVENYLALFCRKYGIRGTVLRISNPYGALLPSTRTNGLIGVIFSKLIDNSTLNIIDSLYSIRDYIHLDDLSHAFHLIIKNPPEKALMQVFNVGSGQGTSLKEVLDTIEAISKRKIKVNLCNNSCEPTFSVLSPKLISQTLNWHPKIELKEGLEKMWASIH